The DNA segment AGCCGAAGTTTGGGCGCGCCGGATCGGGCAGGTTCTTGCGCCGCTTGACCGTCCACAGCACCAGCCCGGTCGCCACCATCGCGCAGCCTGCGAGGCTGGCGAGGAAATAGAACCAACGCAGCACGGGGGCGGAGAAGCGGCCCATGTGCAGGCCGAACATGACGTGGTTGGTCACCACCGCCGGGCCATGCTCGGGCGGCGCGGCGAGCAGTGCGCCGGTGACGCCATCGAACAGCAGCAGGCCGCCGTCATAGGCCAGCTGGTCGCCGGAGTGGCGCACGACCGAGACGCGTGCGGCGCGATCGCCGGGATTCTCGACCATGATCATGCTCGGGCGGCCGCCACCCCAGACCTGCTCCGCCCGTGCGATCGCCTGCGGAATGGAGATCAGCGGCGCGGCCTCGCCGGTACGCTCCGGCATTTTGTAACGCGGGAACATCGCGGCGTAATAGGCCTGCTCGGTCGGGAAGTTCGCCGATATGCCCCATGGCATCAGCGTGGGCATCAGCATGACCAGCCCGGTGTAGGTGATCATCAGGTGGAAAGGCAGCGCGAGCACCGCGGTGAGATTGTGCGCGTCCAGCCATGATCGCTGCGCGGCCTTTTTCGGTCGGAAGGTGAAGAAATCGGCGAAGATGCGCTTGTGCGTGATCACGCCGGAGATGATCGCGGCCAGCATGAGCATCGCCGCGGCACCGGCGAGCCATTCGCCGTAGAGCGCCGGGATATAGTGCATCTGGTAATGCATGCGGAAGAAGAAGTCGCCGCCGCGGGTCTGGCGCGGCTTGACGATCGCGCCAGTGGCAGCGTCCAGCTCGGCGCTGTTGCCGCGGCCGAACCCGCGCCCGCGCGGCCCGCGGCCTTCGCGCTCGCCGGGCTTGGGGAGAGGTCGCCACGACACGCGCGTGACGGATTCGCGATCGTCCGGCAGATTGATGGTCCAGCTGCGCGCCTTGGGCGCGACCTTCAGCAGATGCGCTTCGGCATTTGCAGCCGCTACCGCCAGCGTCGCGGGCTTGCCCGTCTCGGGCTGCATCCAGCGCGTGATCTCCGGCCGGAAGTAGCTCGCCGTGCCGGTCATGAACATGGCGAAGATCAGCCAGCCGAACAGCAGGCCGGACCAGGTGTGCAGCCACGCCATCGACTGCCGCAACGTTTCCTTCATGGCCGGGGCATCCCGTAGAGCATGGCGCAGAGCAGCGCGCCGATCACGGCCAGCACCGCGCAGAACGGCCACGTCCGGCGCGCGGCGAACGCCCAGCAGGCGATCGTGGCGTAGATGACGAAGGAGAAGGTCGCGGGGCCGATCGCCGCCTCGATCTTCGACGTGGGCAGCACGCGCGCCAGCAGCGCCGTCGCCAGCGCGCTGACCGCATAGCCGCCGACGATCGCGGCAATACTGCGCGCCACGATGTCGACGCGCTGCTGCCAGCCGCTTTTCTCTCCGCGTTGCACCGCGCGCTGCGGTGCCCCGCCGCCGGAGACGACGGGGCTGGACCGGCCGGTCACGTCAGAACCGGGCTTCGAGCGACAGCATCGCGCTGCGCGGCTCGCCGTACCAATTGCCCGAGGTGGTGCCGATGGTGCGGTAATAGGTCTGATCGAAGATGTTGTTGAAATTGGCCGAGGCCTTCAGCTCCGGGCTGATCTGGTAGCTCACCCGGCCGGACCATACCGAATAGGTCGGCTGCTCGACGAAGATCGTCGCGGTGCGCTTGTACATCGCGGTCTGGAAGTTGACGCCGCCCGCCACGGTCAACGCCGAGGCCGCGCCCGGCAGCTGGTATGACGTCCACAGCCGCAGCATGTGCTTCGGCGTGAAGGTGGACAGCGGCTGCCGCTCGTTGATCGTCGGCGTGCCGTTAGCCGCGCGATCGCGCAGATATTTGGTCACGTTGTACGTATAGCCGGCGGCGATCTGCCAGTTCGGCGTCAGCATGCCGGTCAGTTCCACATCGACGCCCTGGCTGCGCACCTTGCCGTCCTGGATGTAGCAATTGCCCAGCGTCGGCGACCCCGAGCAGGGCGAGGGATTCTCCACGTCGATCTGCGAACGACCCTTTTCGATCGTGTGAAACACCGCGATCGTGGCGTTCACGCGCTGGTCGAACAATTCACCCTTCAGCCCCGCCTCGGCATTGCCGCCGGTCGCCGGGTCGAGCGGCTCGCCCTCGGCGGTGAACAGGTTGGACTGTGAGCGGAAAATCTGGACGTAGCTGGCATAGGCCGTCCAGTTCGAGAGCACGTCATAGGTCGCCGCGACGTAAGGGGTAAAGCGCCCCTTTTGCCGATACTGGCTGGTGACCAACCCGGTGACGTTGTTCTGCGTGCGCGTCTTCCACGAGCTGAAGCGGCCGCCGAACAGCAGCTTTGCGCGATCGGTGAGCGCCAGCCGCAGCGAGCCGTACAGGCCCCATTGCTCCAGATTGTTCGTCGTGCTGGACGCGGCGCGCGCAGGAACGGACGGGACGAAGTTGAACGTATAGGGATTATAGGTGAACGGATTGTAGGCCGGGCCGCTATAGGCCTGCCCGTCATTGTCGTAATCGCGGTTCATGTAATTGCCGCCGATCAGCAGGTCATGGCTCTGGCCGAACGCCTCGAAGCTGCCGGTCAAGCTGCCGTCGAACGCCCATTGATCGCCGATCAGCGTCTGGTCGAAGGCGGAGAAGGTGGCGCCCGTCGTGGTGGACGCCGGCGTGGTGGTGAGCGCGATCGAGCAGCAGGCCGCGCCGCTGAAGCCGGTGTTGTTCTCGCGCATTTTGGTGCCGCCCAGCTTCAGCTTCCAGTTCTCGCCGAAATGATGCGTCAGGTCGGCGAAGAACGTCGTCGTATCGACGTTGAGCGTCGACCAGCTACCGTTGGTATAGGTCGACCGCGGCAGGTTCAGATCGGTGCCGTTCGCGTAACGCAGGATGCCGGTATAGAAGGGGATCGCGTCCAGTTGCTCGTAATTGATGCCGACACCCAAAGTGGTGTTCGGCCCAAGATCGGCCTCGACGATGCCGTACAGCACGGCCTTGGTCGAATCGGCATAATCGTAGAAGAATTCGCGATCCTCGTAGGACGCGACGAAGCGCGAGCGGATCGACCCGCTGGCGTTGAGCGGCACGCTGGTGTCGCCGTCGACGCGCTTGTAATCCCAGTTACCAACGCGGCCCTGCAGGTGCAGGTGGCGCTCCTTCTGCGGGCGCTTGCGGACGAGGTTGATCGTCGCGCCCGGCTGGCCGGCACCGTTGAACAGCCCGGCCGGACCGCGCAGTACCTCGACCCGGTCGTAGCTCGCGAGGTCCGGGCTGCTGAAGAAGCCGCTATTTCGCTCGGTCGGCACGCCGTCATACTGGATGGTCGTGATCTCGAAGCCGCGCGAGAAGAAGTTGCGCTCGAAACTGCTCTGCTGCTCGGCGACGATGCCCGGCGCGTTGAGCAGCGCGTCATCCATCGTGCGCAGGTTTTGATCATCGAGCCGCGCGCGGGTGATCACGCTCACCGATTGCGGCGTCTCGCGGATCGAGCGCGTGCTCTTGCCGATGGTGACGGCGTTGGTGGCATAGGAGCCGGTGTCCTCGGTCTGGCCCGGATCGGAGGAGGTGCTCGCCATTAGGCCGGCATCGCCCGCGCCCTCGACGCGCACCGCGTCGAGCCGTACTTCGTTGTCCGTCGTCTGCGGCGCGCGTTCGATCGTGAACGACCCCGCGCCGGTCTGGCGATAGGTCAGTCCGCTGCCTGAGAGGATGCGCGACAGCGCCTCCGCCGGGCCATAGCTGCCGCGCAGGCCGGCGCTGGACACGCCCTGCGTCAGCGACGCGTCATAGACGACCGCGACGCCGCTCGCCTGAATGAACCGGCCGAGCACTGACGACAGCGAGCCGGCGGGAATGTCGTAGCTCCGGCTGGCCTGAGCGGCGGCCGGGCCGGCGATGACCATGCCCGCGCCCAGCACCGTCGTCATCATCAGCGATGAGAGCGCGAGCCCGCGCAGCCCGATGGCTGTCGGTCGATTGAACATCCGCACTTAATGGACCCCCGTGTGATTATCCCGCGTGGCTCTCGCTAATGAGAACCAATCCTATCATTCTGACGTTCGGCGATGGGCGATGTAGACGTGGGTCGCGAAATTTTCTTCTCAGGCGACGAGCAGGATCAGCCAATCGGTGACGCGGATAGAGCGAATGCCGAGCGTATGCTCCAGCGTGTCGAGCGCCTGCATCGGATTTGCGATGCCGAACCCGCCGCTGACCCTGCGGGTCGCAAGGCCGCTGCCCAGCACGGTGATATATCCCGCGTGATAGCGGTTGAGTTCACGCACCACGTCACCGAGCGGCTGGTCGTTGAACATCATCGTCCCGTGCACCCAGGCGTCGGCCATGCCGGGATCGATACGATGCGCAGGCTGGACACCGGTGCGGCTATAGCGCAGCGACTGCCCCTCCGACACGGTCGATGGTGCGCCCGGTGTGGCGGTCTCGACGACGCGGACGCTGTGTTCCGTCACCGTTACATCAGTCTGGTCACCGTCCTGCCGCACGATGAAGCGCGTGCCGAGTGCCGTCGTCGATCCGCTGCCCGCCACCACGGTGAACGGCCGGTCGCGATCGCGCGCGACGGTGAACGCGGCTTCTCCCTTGAGCAGCCGGATCGTTCGTGCCGAACGGGTAAAGTCGATCGCGATGGCGCTGGCGGTATTGAGATGGACCGTCGAGCCATCGGCCAGCGCCACGCTGCGGCGCTCGCCCGTGGCGGTCATGGCGTCCGATCGGAGCCATGTGACGCCGTCGCGTGCCGAACCGCCGACGACGAGCAGCGCGAGGCAAGCCGCGAGCGCCATCGCGATCCGGGGCCGGGCACGAAACGGGGCGGCAAGTCGCGGCACGACCGCGAGCCGGGGACGCCCGCGCAGCGCAGCCTGCACCTGATCGCTGCCCATCGCGCGCCAGAACGTTTCCACCTGCGCGAACGCCTCGGCGTGACGCGGATCGCGCGCGAGCCATTGCGCCATTTCGCGCGCGTCGCTTTCCGTCAGAGTCCCGGCATCGCGCGCAGTGATCCAGCGTGCCGCCGCATCGGTCATGTCCCTGGTGATCAATCCGTCTCTCACCGCGATGTGCCCCTCCTGTCACGCGACGATGCAGATGACAGCACGGGCACGCTTATAAGCTAAGACGATCCACGGAGCGCAATGTCGACCGTCGACTGTCGATTTCAGCTCATTCGCCGACGCTGCCGACGCGTGCGAACAGATGTCGCAGCGCATTGTCCATGTGCCGCGCGACCATGCTGCGTGAGATCCCGAGGCGGGTCGCGATCTCGTTGACGGGCAATTCCTCGATCTTGCGGAGCAGGAAGACCTCGCGGCAGCGCGGGGTGAGGTCATCGACGCATTCGAGCAGGATCCTGAGCTGTTCGCGGTCAAGCAACTGGCGCTCGGCGATCGGCAGGTCGCATGGGACATCGGGCGCGGTATCGATCGCGGTGAACAGGCCATCGCGACGCTTCTGCGCCCGCAGCCAGTCGGTTGCGAGGTTGGTCGCCAGACGATTGAGGAACGCGCTCTTGTTCTGGATCGCCGCAGGGTTGTCGACGCGCTGGAGCTTGAAGAACAGGCTCTGCGTCACGTCCTCCGCCGCGACTTCGCTCCCGAGCAGGCGTGTGAGACGACGGATGAGCGAGGGTCGTTCTGTAACGAGCAAATCGGAAAGAACGACAGCGCAAGAGAGCATATCTTGAGGTGATAACGCTAATGCGAAGCTCCCGCAATATGCCCTGAGCATTCACGAAGTGCTCGAAGTTCGACCATCGTTCTAGGTGTCTGCCATACGGCGCCTAAGCAACGTGAACGAATGTCCAAAGCTGGTGAAAAGCCGCTCCGAAATGTCGACGTTGAGTCGCTATCGCGGATGGTTGGCTTGGCGGCAGGCATGGTCTTCAAACCAGGGTGGTAGGTGGTCCACGCATCATGAGGGTTCCTGTGCGATGAGTTTGGCTGCTTCACGCAGGCCCTCGCGAATTCGCTCCATCACTCCGGCATCCGCCTTCGTGGAGTGAACGACATAGGCCGAGTAGGAGAATTCAGGGCTTCCAGGGATCAGTTCCAGCCTGCCGTCTTCCAGCTGCGGACGAATAAATCCTTTGCGGAAATACCCGCTTCCACCTGTTTCAAGAATGTATTCGAGTGCCAGCGGACCGTAGCTGATCGACATAACCGGCGCGGGCTGGTCGGGAAAAGCGGCCTGATAGCTGGCGGCGAAATCGTCGCCCCAGTCGATCCGGACGTGGTCTTCGGGTGTCAGCGGTCGCTTGTTCCCTGTGGTGCGCACTTGCACCAGCTTTTCCTCAAACAGCAGTTCCGCGATGACACCCGCCCCGTGCGGAGCCGCATACACGATCGCCACGTCAAGCGCGCCGTCCTGTACCATCTCTACCAGTTGATCAGCAGTTCCGATCCGAGAGTTCACCGCAAATTGCGGGCATTCGCGCCGCATCCACAGCAGCCAGTGACGCAGCAGGGGATTCCACAGGCTCAATTCGGCCCCGATGGTAATCACCGTTTCGCGACCGGGCGGCAAGGCGACGGAGGCGCGGGCGCGATCCCATACTTGCACCAACGTAGAGGCGAAGCGCAGGAACTGTTCGCCCGCTTGGGTCAGCCGCGCGCCTGCCTTGTTGCGGATAAAGACGGGGCGGTCCAGCTGGTCCTCCAGCACGCGGATGCGCGCGCTCACTGCCGTCTGGGTGATATTAAGGTTGTTGGCAGCGCCTACGAAGCTGCCGGTCTTAACGACCTCAAGAAAAGTGCGGGCGACGCTGATGTCCACGCGGCAACAACTTTCTGCTCAATGTATGTTTAGCGCTGAACCAAGGCGGTTGAAGTACCTCGGTGAAGCGGCAGCGACAATCATAACTGCGAAGGGGTGACGGGCACCAAGGTCAACTTTCGGTCTGCTTCCAGCCTCCTCCCAAAGCGAGGAAGAGGGAGACCTGATCGTCCGCCACCTGCGCCTTTGATGCCGACAGTGCGACCTCTGCCTCGGCGACGGTTCGCTTCGCGTTCAACAGATCGAAGAGCGGGGTGCGGCCGGCGTTGTAGAGGATCTGAGCATCCTTCTGAGCCTTGAGGGCTCGATTTCGCGCTGCTTCGAAACGGGCGGCGCGATCAAGGTCGCGCCCATAGGTTGTCAGGCTGACTTCGACCTCGCGGAGCGCGGTGAGCACGGTCCCGTCGAAACTGGCCAGGGCAGCGACCGCGCTCGCATCCGCCTGGCGGATCCGCGATCGCACACCTTCGGTGGGCATGGTCCACGAGATGAGCGGACCGAGGCTCCAATGGTTGGTGGCGTTCGTTCCGAGATCTTTCAGGATGCCGAGCGTGCCCATACTGGCGCCCAGGCTGATGCGGGGATAGAGTTCCCCGATCGCGACCCCGATCCGGGCCGTGGCACCGGCGAGTTTGCGCTCGGCCTCACGCACATCGGGACGCCGCTTCAACAGACTGGCGCCATTCCCGACGGGAATGGGACGCTTCAGATGGGGCGGTGTGGCGCACGTAGCAACCTCGCTCGGGAAGTCTGCCGGGGGGCGGCCGGTCAGCACGGCCAGATGGAAGAGAGCCGTCTTGCGGCGCGCTTCGAACTCCGGCAGCGCAGCGCGACTTTCCTCCGTCTGGGCATCGGCCAGGAAGGCGTCCTTCCGCGCGATCCGGCCTGCACGCCCCAGACGGCGCAGGACGTCGGCGCTCTTGTCCTGGATGTCCACCACGGATTGATTGACGACCAGTTCTTCTCCGGCGGTACAGGCTTCAACATAGGCGCGCACAACGTTGGCGACGACGGTCACGCGCACGGAGTCCCGCAGGGCGACGCTGGCCTCGGCATCGGCCTCGGCGGCCTCGACGATGCGCTTCAACTGGCCGAACAGGTCGAGCTGATAGGAGACACGCAATCCCGCGCCGCCGACGCTCAGCGGCGGGATCGGATCCTCACGCAGGTAGGACTGCCTCGAGAACTGCCTGCGCTGGACTTCGCCCTCCACTTCAAGCTCGGGGCCGTATGTGTCCCTGGCCTCGTCGACCACGGCTTCGGTACGCGCGAGATTGGCTGCGGCAACGCGAAGGTCGGTGTTGGCAACCAGAGCCTCGCCGACAAGCCGGTCGAGCGTCGGGTCATCATACAGCCGCCACCAGTCTTGCGGCAGTTCGGTTGCCTCTACGGGCACGCCAGCGGCGCTGGCAAACGGACCCTGGGCGGCAGGGGCGTTGAGTAACTCGCTTTTCGGCCCCTTATAGTCCGGTCCCACCGTGGTGCAGCCCGCCATCAACAAGGCGCCGGCGACGGAGAGTGCCAGGCGTCTCGTGGCGTGCCAGGGCCGAGCGCGGCCGGAGGCGCGAACTGGCACGATAGCCCCGGGTCCAGCCATCAAGCCGACGGGGGGAAGCACGTCCGTACTCCTCACCATGGCAGGCTCCTGTGGATCTTCCGCTCATCGGTGCGCGGATGAATGACGACCGTCGCGGTCTGCCCGGGGATCAGGCGCACATTCGCCGGCACCTTGTCCAGCTCGATCCGGACGGGAATGCGCTGGGGCAGCCGAACCCAGTCGAACGTCGGATTCACATCGGCATACTGACCATCGACACCACCACGCTCGCGATCCTCGATGCCGCCCGCGATACTCTGGACCCGACCGCGGACTTCGTCGGCCACGCCCATGATGTAGATGCTCGCCGGATCGCCGACCTGGATGGCCGGCAGCTTGGTCTCCTCGAAATATCCCTCCACCCGGAGAGTTTTTCCATAGACCAGGGCCAGGGCAGGCTTGCCGACAACGACATAGACACCGGGCTGCAAGGTCGTATTGGTGACAGTCCCGTCCACCGGCGCGCGCACCAGCGTGCGTTCCAGGTTGAAGCGGGCGAGGTTCCGCGCGACGACCGCTTCCGCCACCGCAGCCCTTAGTTCGTCGGTCCGCGTCCGCCCCTGTTCCACGGTCTCCGCAGCGATCACCGCGCTGACCGCGCGGTTGCGGCGATCCTCGCGAACGGCCTGGGCAAGCGAGGCGCGCTGACTCGCCAATTTGGCGTCGGCCTGCTCAAGGGCGAGCTGGTAGCGGGGACGATCCACCACGAACAGCACATCGCCCTTGTGTACCGGCTGGTTGTCCACCACCCGCACGTCGGTGACGAGCCCGCCGACGTCGGCCGACACGGGCACCATGTCCGCCCGAACCTTGCCGTCGCGCGTGATCGGATCGACCTGATAGCGCTGCCACAGCACATAAATCCCGCCGAGGATGGCAAGGATGACGAGTAGGGTCGCGAGCGAGCGCCCGAGAAGATGTCGGTAAGGCATGATCAGTAGTGCAGCCGGAAGTGAGGGATAAAGTCTGCTGCCGCGCTGAGGCCCCACCAGATGAGGGTGAAGGCGGCAAGGTCTAGCAGGGCGGGTTGCCAGATGAAGCGATGAAGCGGCAGGCGCTGCATCGGCATACGAAGGAAATAGACGAGCACCACTGAAATGACCGCCGTCACGAGCGCGGTGGGAACGTAGATGCCGCCAAGGTGAACTTCTTCAATCATACGCCAATTCCATGCCCACGTGCGTCGTTGACGCCGCTCCGATGGTCAGCACCGGCGCAGCTGCTTCGGGAAACAGGTTGCAGCGCATTGCCACGAGCGCTCGCAGCGCCTGCCTGCGATGATCGTCGAGCGGGCGGGCCAGCAGACCGTCGATCGAGCGGTCGATCGGCGCCAGCAGGGCGGTGTCCGCCGGGGAGATCGCGCCACGGCGGATCCGGGCGCGGTAGTGATTGGCGATGCCCGAGAGCACCAGCCCCATGTCGTGGCGCAGGTCATGCGGGACATGGGACAGCGCCTTGCGCACCGGGATGACGTTGCGCCCGATGCGCAGGTCGGCGAGGCCGTCCGCCGCATGGAGGTCGTCGCCCGGCGGGGCTGCGACGATCCGCTGTGCGATCTGGCCGAGACGGTCGACCGAGCGCGCCGTCCAGTCCGCGGGGCGGAAGGGCCGCCGGATGTCTGCCAGCAGGGCCAACTCGGCCCAGTTGGCACGCATCACCCGGCGCAGCGTCCAGCGCACGCTTGCTGAACGGAACAGGCGCGTCACGGCCAGTGTGGTTACGATGCCGCCAAGCTGAGCGAGGCCGGTGTTCACGAACGTGGCGAAATCAGCCTCAAAGCGGGGCAGGAAGCCCATGGCGACGATGAAGCAGGAGAACATCGGCAACGCCTCAGGCGAGCGGCGCGGGTCAGCCTGGATATAGCCCATCCAGATCAGTGTCGGGGCGAGCGTGATAACCAGCATCTCGTAACCGTCCACGCGGGGTAGAACGAAGAAGAGATAGAAGGCGGCGAGCGGGAAGGTTTTGAGCGTCGCCTTCAGGTAGCGCCCGATCATCGGCGAGGGGTCATCATTCGCCGCGAACGAGCAGGTGATGAGCGCCGCAAAGGCCGCCGTGGCCGAGCCGCTGGGCCAGGCCCTTCCAGCTGTCCGGCGCCATCGCCATGTCGAGCCCTGCGTTGAATGTCGCCGGACAATCGGTGTTGGTGCAGCCCGGGATCTGCCCGTGACCGTTCCAGTCGCCGACAACGAAGCCGTCGAAGCCCATCCGGCCCTTCAGCACGTCGGTGAGCAACGACTTGTTGCCGTGCATCTTGGCACCGTTCCAGCTGGAGAAGCTGGCCATTACCGTCAGCGTGCCGGCATTCACCGCGGCCGGATAGCCGGCATTGTGGGTTGCAATCAGCGTCGCTTCATCGACCTGCGTATCGCCCTGGTCGATCCCGTCTTTGGTGCCGCCATCGCCCAGGAAGTGCTTCACGCTGGCGGCGACATGCCCCTTCTTGATACCCCAGTCTGCAGGCTTGCCCTGCAGCCCTTCCACCATCGCGCCGGCATAGGAGGCGACCAGCGCGGGATCCTCCGAATAGCCCTCATACGCGCGGCCCCAGCGATCGTCCTGCGGCACTGCCAGCGTCGGGCCGAACGCCCAGTCGATCCCCGCCGCCGCCGTCTCGGCCGCGGTCGCCTCGCCGATGCGCCGGATCAGCGCCGGATCGCGCATCGCGCCCAGCGCGCTGTTGTGCGGGAAGATCGTCGCACCAACGACATTGTTGTTGCCGTGCACCGCGTCGATGCCGAACATCAGCGGGATGGCGACATGCCCCGGCCGCTGCTCCATCGCCACTGCGTTGAACGCGCGCGAGGTCGCGACCCAGGGCGCTGCCGGCGAGCGATCGGGCGCGCCGATCGGCGGCGAGCTGCCGCCCGCCAGGATCGAGCCGAGCGGGTATTTGCGAAGATCCTCCGGCTTGATCGATCCGGTATCGCCCTGGATCATCTGGCCGATCTTCTCTTCCAGCGACAGCTTGGAAAGCAGGTCGGTAATTCTTGCTTCGGTTGCGGCGTCCACCATCGCGTCCGGGCTCTGCGCCACGGGCCAATTTTCGGGAGTGGCGACTTGCGCCGCCGTTCCGCTTGCCACCATGCCCATCAGGGCTGCTACCGTCCAAAAGCCAACGCGACGCATTCCATCCCTCTCCGGCTATGCTCTAGCTCGCATAAGAGCCATAGAGTGATAACGCTACCACCTTTTCAGATATGCTGCACTTGCGGCTTTGCAGATGCGCAACAGATGCTACGGTGGCGGAATGGCAGCAGGCTCGACGCGCAAACCCCGAAGCGGAACCTCGCGGCAAACGGGCGCACCGACGATCGCCGATGTCGCGAAGATGGCCGGCGTTTCGCTGATGACCGTGTCACGCGTCATCAACGCCGAAAGCAACGTGCGCGATGCGACGCGCGAAGCGGTTCATGCCGCGATCGCGAAACTGAACTACGCGCCCAACCGGGCCGCCCGTCGCCTCGCAGGTGCCGCGCAGCAGCGTATCGGCCTGCTTTATAGCAACCCTTCGGAATCCTATCTCAGCGCCTTTCTGCTCGGCAGCCTCGAACAGGCGAGCCGCGCGGATATTCAGCTCGTTGTGCAGAATGTCGACAGCGACAGCGACGAACGGGAAGTGGCTCAGCGCCTGCTCAACAGCGGCGTCGATGGGATCATCCTGCCACCGCCCTTGTGCGATTCGCAGCCCGTGCTCGATCTGCTGAGCGAAGCGCGCGTTCCCGCGGTGGTCGTCGCGACCGGTCGCCGGCCCCAGCACCTTGCCGCCGTCTCTATCGACGATCGCAGCGCTGCACGTGAGATGACGGCCCACCTGCTCGATCTCGGCCATCAGCGGATCGGCTTCATCATCGGCAATCCCAATCTGACGGCAAGCGGCGAGCGGCTGGAGGGCTATCGCGCGGCGCTGGCCGAGCGTGGGATCGAGATGGACGACAGCCTCGTCGCGCAGGGCCTGTTCACCTATCGCTCCGGCCTCGACGCTGCAGAGGAGCTTCTTGAGGCAAAGAGCCCCCCCTCAGCGATTTTCGCCAGCAACGACGATATGGCGGCGGCGACCGTAGCGGTTGCGCACCGCCGCGGCC comes from the Sphingomonas sp. OV641 genome and includes:
- a CDS encoding LacI family DNA-binding transcriptional regulator, translating into MAAGSTRKPRSGTSRQTGAPTIADVAKMAGVSLMTVSRVINAESNVRDATREAVHAAIAKLNYAPNRAARRLAGAAQQRIGLLYSNPSESYLSAFLLGSLEQASRADIQLVVQNVDSDSDEREVAQRLLNSGVDGIILPPPLCDSQPVLDLLSEARVPAVVVATGRRPQHLAAVSIDDRSAAREMTAHLLDLGHQRIGFIIGNPNLTASGERLEGYRAALAERGIEMDDSLVAQGLFTYRSGLDAAEELLEAKSPPSAIFASNDDMAAATVAVAHRRGLDVPGDLTVVGFDDSALATTIWPELTTIHQPIADMSRAAVDLLAAMLRDKRSGAAEVLRQVVLDYTLIRRQSDAAPRRRPAARRAG